One Acaryochloris thomasi RCC1774 DNA window includes the following coding sequences:
- a CDS encoding DUF423 domain-containing protein: MRLFLALGAVFGGLSVAAGAFASHALKGKFSDRMLEVFETGTRYQMYHALALILVALLLSRATEGQSWLVASGTSMTLGVLLFSGSLYALSFTGIKILGAITPLGGVAFLVGWGCLAIASLKTGPSA, translated from the coding sequence ATGCGTTTATTCCTTGCTTTAGGGGCCGTGTTTGGGGGGCTATCGGTGGCGGCGGGGGCTTTTGCTTCCCATGCGCTGAAGGGTAAGTTCAGTGATCGCATGTTAGAGGTTTTCGAGACCGGCACTCGTTATCAGATGTATCACGCACTGGCGCTAATCTTAGTGGCGCTGTTGCTCAGTCGTGCCACGGAGGGCCAGAGCTGGTTGGTGGCGTCAGGGACGAGCATGACGCTAGGCGTTTTACTTTTTTCTGGGAGTCTCTATGCTCTTAGCTTTACTGGTATTAAGATTTTAGGGGCAATTACGCCGTTGGGAGGTGTTGCGTTTCTGGTGGGTTGGGGATGTCTTGCGATCGCATCTCTAAAGACTGGCCCCTCTGCGTAA
- the opcA gene encoding glucose-6-phosphate dehydrogenase assembly protein OpcA produces MAKSSPLVSLQSPKDVSLNEITAELGKIWTGYNATGDDNSAPAATRAATFSLVVYAPQEVQQLLAALGFYQGPIDGIRGPRMEVALRSAQKAYGLETTGKATPETKERLQQAILEKRTSGDQPSMDYVLDASGSGLADAIASQNPCRVITLCPISGEDEGVTAQVSAYCPIKKQKRSSLICCEYITLTGTEEALARVAGLVQSLMIGGLPKFLWWKDTPNSNPEIFSRLGSACNSIIMDSSEFDDAGTELVNIQSLVEADHNIADLNWRRLAAWQELTAEAFDPPERRDALMEVDRVTLDYEKGNPAQAMMFLGWLASRLQWTPVSVESEGGDYDLKRIKFKSQDQRSIEAELAAVPVGDVGDVAGDMIDLKLASTNLQADCCTVLCSETRGCMRMEAGGGAQSCRIQHVTPLQDQSAETLLSQQLQRWDQDVLYNESLAVTSRILQLS; encoded by the coding sequence ATGGCTAAATCTTCTCCCTTAGTTTCACTACAGTCCCCCAAGGATGTCTCCCTCAACGAAATTACGGCAGAGCTGGGCAAAATTTGGACGGGTTATAACGCCACTGGCGATGACAACAGTGCTCCGGCAGCAACCCGAGCCGCCACGTTCAGTTTGGTGGTTTATGCGCCTCAAGAAGTGCAGCAGCTGCTGGCGGCTCTGGGTTTCTATCAAGGCCCCATTGACGGTATTCGTGGCCCTCGCATGGAAGTGGCGCTGCGCTCAGCCCAGAAAGCCTATGGCTTAGAAACGACAGGGAAAGCAACACCAGAGACCAAGGAGCGACTGCAGCAGGCGATTCTTGAGAAAAGAACTTCTGGCGATCAGCCGTCGATGGACTATGTTCTTGATGCGAGTGGGTCAGGGCTGGCAGATGCGATCGCAAGCCAAAATCCCTGCCGCGTGATTACGCTCTGCCCCATCTCTGGCGAGGATGAAGGCGTCACTGCGCAGGTTTCAGCCTATTGCCCAATCAAAAAGCAAAAGCGCAGTTCTTTAATTTGCTGTGAGTACATTACCCTCACAGGCACCGAGGAAGCCTTGGCCCGCGTGGCTGGCCTAGTCCAGTCCCTGATGATCGGTGGGCTACCCAAGTTCCTCTGGTGGAAAGATACCCCCAACAGCAATCCTGAAATATTCAGTCGACTCGGCTCAGCCTGTAACTCCATCATTATGGACTCCAGTGAGTTTGATGATGCTGGGACTGAGCTAGTCAATATTCAATCCCTGGTTGAAGCAGATCACAATATTGCCGACTTAAACTGGCGACGACTGGCCGCTTGGCAAGAGCTAACAGCAGAAGCCTTTGACCCACCGGAGCGACGAGATGCTCTGATGGAAGTCGATCGGGTCACCCTTGATTACGAGAAGGGCAATCCTGCCCAGGCAATGATGTTTTTGGGATGGTTGGCAAGTCGCCTACAGTGGACTCCTGTTTCTGTAGAATCTGAGGGGGGTGACTACGACCTCAAACGAATTAAGTTCAAGAGTCAAGATCAGCGATCGATTGAAGCTGAATTAGCGGCAGTCCCGGTCGGTGATGTCGGTGATGTTGCGGGTGACATGATTGACCTGAAGCTAGCTTCAACAAATTTGCAGGCAGACTGCTGCACAGTACTGTGTTCTGAAACGCGGGGTTGTATGCGTATGGAGGCTGGAGGCGGCGCTCAGTCCTGCCGAATCCAGCATGTAACTCCGCTCCAGGATCAAAGTGCAGAGACCTTATTGAGTCAGCAGCTCCAACGCTGGGATCAGGATGTTTTATACAATGAGAGCCTGGCAGTCACCTCTCGAATCCTTCAACTTAGTTGA
- a CDS encoding two-partner secretion domain-containing protein, translating into MLLESLYSEVILLGLFEIRDLSKDVVEDMSKYVFGISKSSYLYCLLIIFSSSFSFFASSFSFFDRLASAQQVVPDNTLDSERAIIEQTSINGLPSDQISGGAIRGKNLFHSFENFSVSSGRGVYFVNPAGVDIILGRVTGNQLSEIQGRLGVLGNADLFLINPSGIFFGPNASLDLNGSFIGSTARGFSFPGDLTFDARSSSPQEILSVNAPIGLFFDQEASPITHQADENGFGLEVSSNQTVALLGGNIDIQGGGFTASSGRVEIGSVSGNSIVSLQGIERGWSLGYDDVQEFHDITLSQALESIGDFGTGPVFLPSFIQEMGNGSNVQLQGRKISLTGGSQIQAAGGNINVFASESVNVIGVGPFSRSGFIGQTNPDLDAANLTIDTKRLVVNGGGIISTGPNIFVTNSGEVVPTGGGGTLTVNASDLVLLEGEGVNFSGSQRSGLLSSAVGSAQAGDLEVSTNKLIVRAGAQVSASTSGEGSGATIFITANSIELDGSTSNGQSPSGIFTQTQGLGDAGSIELNTGALLVKDGAEVSVSSQGSAPAGNLMVTAQSVFLNNSGRLSAESDNGGGGNIILSDVDFLFLNNESQISTTAGGNSTGGSITIDANVIAALPGGNNDITANASEGPGGLITINTQGIFGFQELTLEELQALLPGDPEPTPDKLLSNDITAISQSGDPNLSGQVIFNTPETDPSDRTTELTERIDIPPKLAQRCRPGQALGNGQFANVGNGGLPPTPTSLRSYPAVWHDIRPPAALQQASTDVKIPSAIPAPKTRPIIEANGWLATSKGLMLVAPKQASSTTTLTASGSC; encoded by the coding sequence TTGTTGCTTGAATCACTTTATTCTGAAGTTATTCTTCTTGGATTGTTTGAGATACGTGATCTTAGTAAGGATGTAGTGGAAGACATGTCTAAGTATGTTTTTGGGATATCTAAGTCTTCGTACCTTTATTGCCTACTTATAATCTTCTCAAGTAGCTTTTCGTTCTTTGCAAGTAGCTTTTCGTTCTTTGATAGATTGGCCTCTGCCCAGCAGGTGGTTCCAGATAATACTCTCGATTCGGAAAGAGCTATTATTGAACAAACAAGTATTAATGGTCTTCCAAGTGATCAAATCTCTGGAGGAGCAATTCGTGGAAAGAATCTATTTCATAGCTTTGAGAATTTTAGCGTTAGTTCGGGTAGGGGCGTCTATTTCGTTAATCCTGCTGGCGTAGATATTATCTTAGGTAGAGTCACGGGAAATCAGTTATCTGAAATTCAGGGTAGATTAGGTGTCTTAGGTAACGCGGACCTTTTTTTGATTAATCCCAGCGGTATTTTTTTTGGCCCCAACGCTTCACTAGATCTCAATGGATCTTTCATTGGCTCTACAGCTCGTGGGTTTAGTTTTCCTGGAGATTTAACCTTTGATGCGCGTTCCTCATCTCCTCAGGAGATACTAAGTGTAAATGCTCCAATCGGCCTGTTTTTTGACCAAGAAGCTAGTCCTATCACTCACCAAGCTGACGAAAATGGTTTTGGGCTTGAAGTATCATCTAATCAAACAGTTGCACTTCTGGGAGGAAATATTGATATACAGGGAGGAGGCTTTACTGCATCAAGTGGTCGAGTAGAAATTGGTAGTGTATCTGGAAACAGTATTGTTAGTTTGCAGGGAATCGAAAGAGGCTGGTCTTTAGGCTATGATGACGTGCAAGAATTCCACGATATCACGCTATCTCAAGCACTGGAGTCAATCGGAGATTTTGGTACTGGGCCAGTTTTTCTACCATCTTTTATTCAAGAAATGGGTAACGGTAGTAATGTACAGCTTCAAGGCAGAAAAATATCATTAACTGGCGGGTCTCAAATTCAAGCGGCTGGCGGGAATATAAATGTATTCGCCTCTGAATCTGTCAACGTTATCGGTGTAGGTCCATTTTCTCGTAGTGGATTTATTGGGCAAACTAATCCAGATCTCGATGCGGCTAACCTAACAATTGATACAAAGAGGTTAGTTGTAAATGGAGGAGGGATAATTTCAACAGGCCCCAATATTTTTGTAACCAATTCAGGTGAAGTTGTTCCAACCGGAGGTGGCGGTACGCTGACCGTTAATGCTTCAGATCTGGTGTTACTTGAAGGAGAAGGAGTTAATTTTTCTGGAAGTCAACGCTCAGGTCTTCTAAGCAGTGCTGTCGGATCTGCACAAGCAGGAGACTTAGAAGTTAGCACAAACAAATTAATTGTTCGTGCTGGTGCGCAGGTATCTGCATCTACCTCTGGAGAAGGTTCAGGTGCAACAATCTTTATCACAGCTAATTCCATAGAACTAGACGGTTCTACTTCGAATGGTCAATCTCCAAGCGGAATATTTACGCAAACACAAGGATTGGGTGATGCAGGTAGCATTGAACTCAATACCGGAGCATTGTTAGTTAAAGATGGTGCAGAAGTAAGTGTTAGCAGTCAGGGTTCAGCTCCAGCAGGTAATTTGATGGTTACTGCTCAATCTGTTTTCCTGAACAACTCAGGACGACTGAGTGCAGAGTCTGACAATGGCGGTGGCGGGAACATTATCTTGTCTGATGTTGATTTCTTATTCCTCAACAATGAAAGTCAAATTTCTACTACGGCAGGTGGGAATAGTACGGGTGGCAGTATCACTATTGATGCCAATGTGATTGCAGCTTTGCCTGGAGGTAACAACGACATCACAGCAAACGCTTCCGAAGGTCCTGGAGGACTGATTACCATCAACACTCAGGGAATTTTTGGTTTTCAAGAACTGACATTGGAAGAACTTCAAGCGTTACTGCCTGGAGATCCAGAGCCAACCCCTGACAAGCTCCTCAGCAATGACATAACAGCAATTTCTCAGAGCGGTGATCCTAACCTCAGCGGTCAAGTCATTTTCAACACCCCCGAAACTGACCCCAGCGATCGCACCACTGAACTAACGGAAAGAATCGACATCCCGCCCAAGCTAGCTCAAAGATGCCGACCCGGCCAGGCACTAGGCAACGGTCAATTCGCCAACGTAGGTAACGGCGGTCTGCCCCCTACCCCCACTAGCCTTCGCAGTTACCCTGCGGTCTGGCACGATATTCGACCTCCTGCAGCTCTGCAGCAGGCCAGCACAGACGTGAAAATTCCTTCAGCAATTCCAGCACCTAAAACTCGGCCGATTATTGAAGCTAACGGCTGGTTAGCGACCTCTAAGGGACTAATGCTGGTTGCGCCTAAGCAAGCTTCTTCAACGACTACGCTTACCGCGTCCGGAAGCTGCTAA